The Carassius auratus strain Wakin chromosome 21, ASM336829v1, whole genome shotgun sequence sequence gctttttctctcagcccctgtgctgagggggtttgcgctatgagcgTGGCCTAAGGACAATGTTAAATGCTAaagcaacgttggtcgcacaggagagcagcgtgtccgagaacggagaaggagaagaagagagagggcggaccttgttcggtcgttcttatggcttgagatggccccgcctcttttcgcgtaaacagccaatgaaagtccgcgatctgaagcggagggaaaagttcctttgtctctgtggagacaaccccccgatgatctagggcctgtccgattccatcagggatatttctagcaagtttgtaattcagattacataaatttttcattactttgctctagataaatgggtctgtcagagcatgacgattagaacaatactaaacataatatatatatgtgatcaaaacatgaagttacattcaaatgcagaattacacatatttaaagatttgcttaacacatgataacactgcagatagtcccaatttatatgggaaacatctaaatgtaccaaaagggaatacgtaatacatttataaaacataaaaacaaaaaggtaatgaattcattccatagaatgcattggggagaagatttggcttctctcctctcctgttgtccagggaggtcgtaaagttttacgacctgcaaaggtgggggttacatacacatgactatttgagaaagttaaagtgaggagagacatttcctaaagtataagctagcaacttatactcttcacataacaagaattaaccattttatgcaacccgtaaacatatttaaaatacatatttcttgtcgtaaataacttTCAGGTAAAgcaggatgtggccgacttcagggcggccaaaatggtgaattatgtaaacaacgaaggtccttgtttactcacgttctggtcttttgcTCCGAACGTGTTAAGAATCAGGAATTCACTAGTATGGACAGAtgactgaaataccatcagcCCATTAGTGTTACATTTACTTACGGTTTAATTTGAAtctgtgtattttcttttatgAGGTGACCATAGGCATGTATTATATGACTGGcagacaagaacggttggacctaaaaacatcaaaattgaaactactgcggaaacaaagacacctacatcttggatgcccttggggtaaaacacatcaacatttaatttcaaagtgaactagCCATTTAAATGACAAGCTCTTAACAGATCTGGGAAATAAGGCACAATACCAAAACAATATTTACCTTTGTACAAACTCCAGGGTCCTTGAAGTTTCTTCTTGATACTGTAGATTAAAGATGTAGTAAGTAGAGAAAACTGCAGCTAGCCCTGTGATGAAGCTTTGGTCGACGCCTTCACAGATTACATTATTTTCGATGGTGATCATCCATCCTCCAATTGTGGCTTCATCACCGGCAACTGATAAAGACAACAAATTGCAGCTAAACAGTGTCTAATATGGTCATCAGTACTTTATTCattgtaaattaaatacattttctgcagATCAGAAGTTGTCATGACCTGGGATGGCTAAAACAATGTTGATGAGGTAGACTGATGTGAGAACCTTGCTTATCTGACACTTACACAGCAGTATCAGTCGTGGAGAGGCGGGGATGGTCAGGGTGCTCTCAACATCTGCTGCTGTGGCAGATATCTGCAGAACACAGACAAttgtataaaaattataaatgacagAATAACAAACCCAGTAATAGCAagtattatgtaaatgtaaataaacatatatcAGCACGGAGTATTAGTCCCTCTATCCCTTCATCGAAGTAGGCCATCAGCAGCTGTATTAGAGTCAACTCTCCATCTTCATCCTGGGTGACGATAGACTGCACATCTTTGTTCTTTGATTTGGTCTGCAGGTACTTCCTGATTCCCTGTCCACATTCCTTAATGGATAGGTCCAAGACACGTAACACGTTAATGTCAGTTAGTAACTCGAAGTGAATGAAGATACCTCTTTGTGTAAAAAGGTAAGGCCACTGGATTCTCATATCTTCGATGGACGGTGATGGAGCCTGATTTATGTGTCTACGCTGAAGACAGAATGTTGTTTTCATAAGGTTAATCACTTCCCCCTTCACACCACTGCGAATACCTTCTTGTCTATAAATGGTCTCCAACTGTTGCCTCTTCTGCTCCAGTGTTTCATATGTTTCTTCTGGTGAGAGTTCAGGGTTAAATTGTGTGCATCCATAAGAATCACTTGGCCTCTGATGCAGTTGTCCAGGCACTTTTGAAGTTCGGAGTCTGTTCTTTGTCCCTGCACGGTTCATGTTCTCAATTCTTGTTTTTAATTGACAAAGCAGTGAAGTACATCCACTACCAATGATGACACCGCTTGGTGTCATATCTGCAAAACTGTTGGGGAAATGCTTAACAATGTTGCGGAAGATGATGAGACATTCATTGCGTGTGGGGTTATTCTCACATTTCCTGATTTCATCAGCTAGGATTCGTATCATCTGGCGTCGCTTGTCAGGAGCAGGG is a genomic window containing:
- the LOC113038377 gene encoding uncharacterized protein LOC113038377, which translates into the protein MSIHNEIKAIILRALPSLTEEIREHVITSLERSGVESIEDLVYVQQEDLKDVLPIIQQRKLLEAFKLETTKVTLDLQILPDESTDTSMSSLSSPQPCTSSSSSSSQASTPCTLSKASQSPNISSKWYENFEIPWDKMPVEVQSAIANSKRPAPDKRRQMIRILADEIRKCENNPTRNECLIIFRNIVKHFPNSFADMTPSGVIIGSGCTSLLCQLKTRIENMNRAGTKNRLRTSKVPGQLHQRPSDSYGCTQFNPELSPEETYETLEQKRQQLETIYRQEGIRSGVKGEVINLMKTTFCLQRRHINQAPSPSIEDMRIQWPYLFTQRGIFIHFELLTDINVLRVLDLSIKECGQGIRKYLQTKSKNKDVQSIVTQDEDGELTLIQLLMAYFDEGIEGLILRADICLFTFT